The Myxococcota bacterium DNA window CGCGAGTCACTCCGTGAGGACGGTGGGGGTGACCGGGTTCTTCTGCGCGCGAACCTCGTCGAGCCGTTGCTCCACCGCAGCGAAGATCTCGGGCTGCGCCGCGAAGATGTAGAAGCGCTCGTCGCGGATCGCCTCGAACACGCGCTGCGCCACTACGCTCGGCGCGAAGCCTTGCTTCACGCCCTCGCGCAGCGCCAGCTCGATCGACGCGCCCAGCGCGCTCGCCTCGGGGGTCGGCGGGTCGTGCGCCGCGTCGCTCTGGCGATTGCGCGCCGAGTCCATGATGCGCGTGTTGATGAAGCCGGGACACAGAACCGATGCCTTCACCGGTGAGCCGCGCAGCGCGAGGTCGCCGTGCAGAGTCTCGGTCAGAGTCACGACGGCGTGCTTGGTCACGTTATAGATCGCCATCCCGGGGTTCGAGGTGAGGCCCGCCATCGAGGCCGTGTTCACCACGTGACCCGGCTGGTTCTGGCGCAACAGGATCGGCACGAAGGTGCGGATCCCGTGGATCACCCCCCAGAGGTTGACGCCGAGCACCCACTCCCAGTCTGCGAGCGAGTTCTCCCAGGCTTCACCCGTGACGACGACGCCCGCGTTGTTGAACACCACGTGCACGCCGCCGAAGCGCTCGAGCGCGCGCTGCGCGAGCCGATCGACATCGCCGGCCTGAGATACGTCCGTGCGCACGCCCAGCACCTGGGCGCCGCCGGCCTCGAGCTTCCTCACCGCCGCCTCGAGCGCGGCGGGCTCGATGTCCCCCAGCACGAGCTTCATGCCCTCGGCCGCCAGCCGCTCCGCGGTGGCGAAGCCGATCCCACTCGCACCGCCCGTGATCACCGCCACCCGTTCGCGAAATTGCTTCATGCGGCGATGCTACCGCGGCGCCGACCGAGACGTCGGGCTTTGCAGCGCGCCGAAGAGCCACGACGCACCGCTCGGCAGCCATTCTCAGTCGCACTCTGCAGTAAGCTGCCCCGATGATCGACCTCTACTACTGCCCTACGCCGAACTGCCAGAAGGTCTCGATTGCGCTCGAGGAGCTCGGCCTGCCCTGTCGCGTGCGCCCGGTCGACATCGTCGCGGGCGACCAGAACGAGCCCGCGTACGCGGCCATCTGTCCGAACCGCAAGGTGCCGGCGATCGTCGACTCGGAGGGTCCGGGGGGCGCGCCGCTCACGCTCTGGGAGTCGGGCGCGATCCTCTGGTATCTGGCGGAGAAGACCGGAAGGCTCCTGCCGCGCGATGCCGCGCGCCGCGCGCACTCGATGCAGTGGCTCTTCTGGCAGATGAGCTACGTCGGTCCGATGATGGGTCAGCTGCACCACTTCGTGCGCTACGCGCCCGAGCGACTCGAGTATCCCATCGCGCGCTATCGCAGCGAGGTCGAGCGGCTGCGCCGCCTCTTGGACCGCACGCTGTCCGAGCACGAGTATCTCGCCGGCGAGTACTCGATCGCCGACATCGCCTGCGTGCCGTGGATCAAGATGTTCGGCCTGGGCTACCCCAACGAGGCGCCCTATCCCCACATGGACGCCTGGGTCGAGCGCGTGATCGCGCGGCCCGCCGTGCAGCGCGGCATGCGGGTCGACCTGGACAAGATCCGCCCCGTGGTCGTCGGCGCCGTGCCGGTCACCGACGACGTGAGGAAGCACCTCTTCGCTTCGTACCAATCGGGCGACGGCTCGA harbors:
- a CDS encoding SDR family NAD(P)-dependent oxidoreductase, which gives rise to MKQFRERVAVITGGASGIGFATAERLAAEGMKLVLGDIEPAALEAAVRKLEAGGAQVLGVRTDVSQAGDVDRLAQRALERFGGVHVVFNNAGVVVTGEAWENSLADWEWVLGVNLWGVIHGIRTFVPILLRQNQPGHVVNTASMAGLTSNPGMAIYNVTKHAVVTLTETLHGDLALRGSPVKASVLCPGFINTRIMDSARNRQSDAAHDPPTPEASALGASIELALREGVKQGFAPSVVAQRVFEAIRDERFYIFAAQPEIFAAVEQRLDEVRAQKNPVTPTVLTE
- a CDS encoding glutathione S-transferase N-terminal domain-containing protein → MIDLYYCPTPNCQKVSIALEELGLPCRVRPVDIVAGDQNEPAYAAICPNRKVPAIVDSEGPGGAPLTLWESGAILWYLAEKTGRLLPRDAARRAHSMQWLFWQMSYVGPMMGQLHHFVRYAPERLEYPIARYRSEVERLRRLLDRTLSEHEYLAGEYSIADIACVPWIKMFGLGYPNEAPYPHMDAWVERVIARPAVQRGMRVDLDKIRPVVVGAVPVTDDVRKHLFASYQSGDGSTRG